Proteins from a genomic interval of Rosa chinensis cultivar Old Blush chromosome 2, RchiOBHm-V2, whole genome shotgun sequence:
- the LOC112189146 gene encoding GLABRA2 expression modulator: MDPPKPTDNPQTQAPAADAQNGDKNWATFVMQSSEPPPQPEPEPTAKRSVHWSPELVTQSTFSNTIPVHDSNQGSSAYAGQSPGLTSSFSFKDSVESVRNVLGRWTKSVGEASRKAEDLAGNTWQHLKTSPSLADAAMGRIAQGTKVLAEGGYERIFRSTFETVPEEQLQNSFACYLSTSAGPVMGVLYVSSAKVAYCSDNPISYKADNQTEWSYYKVVIPLHQLKAVNPSSSRSNPAEKYIQVISVDNHEFWFMGFLNYDAAVECLLGALQARSLSV, translated from the exons ATGGACCCGCCCAAGCCCACCGACAACCCCCAGACTCAGGCCCCCGCCGCCGATGCTCAGAACGGAGACAAGAATTGGGCCACCTTCGTCATGCAATCGTCGGAGCCCCCGCCGCAGCCGGAGCCGGAGCCGACGGCCAAGAGATCGGTCCACTGGAGCCCCGAATTGGTTACGCAATCCACTTTCAGCAATACAATCCCCGTGCACGATTCCAACCAGGGATCGAGTGCTTACGCCGGTCAATCTCCGGGGTTGACCTCCTCTTTCTCATTCAAAG ATTCGGTGGAGTCTGTACGGAATGTGTTGGGGAGATGGACAAAGTCGGTGGGGGAAGCTTCGAGGAAGGCTGAGGATCTCGCCGGAAACACGTGGCAGCACT tGAAAACAAGCCCTAGTCTTGCGGATGCTGCCATGggaagaattgcacaaggaacAAAGGTTCTAGCAGAAGGTGGTTACGAGAGGATCTTTCGATCAACTTTTGAGACAGTTCCTGAGGAGCAGCTTCAGAATTCATTTGCATGTTACTTGTCTACGTCAGCAGGTCCGGTCATGGGAGTTTTATATGTATCTTCTGCAAAGGTTGCTTATTGTAGTGATAATCCCATATCCTACAAAGCTGATAACCAAACTGAATGGAGTTATTATAAG GTGGTTATCCCTCTACATCAGCTCAAAGCAGTCAATCCTTCATCAAGCAGATCCAATCCTGCTGAAAAGTACATACAGGTTATCTCAGTTGATAACCATGAATTTTGGTTCATGGGCTTCTTGAATTATGATGCTGCTGTGGAATGCCTACTAGGAGCTCTACAAGCCCGGAGCTTGTCTGTGTGA